In a single window of the Clarias gariepinus isolate MV-2021 ecotype Netherlands chromosome 16, CGAR_prim_01v2, whole genome shotgun sequence genome:
- the LOC128544562 gene encoding ras-related protein Rab-37-like yields the protein MSTKKASMSDHEIKNGTSRNMLERCASVNEYFDISFKVMLLGDSAVGKTCVLVRFKDGAFLGGNFIATVGIDFRNKVVAVDNMKVKLQIWDTAGQERFRSVTHAYYRDAQALLLLYDITRKSSFDNIRAWLTEIHEYAQKDVVIMLLGNKSDMAAERVIKLEEGQKLAKEYGVPFMETSAKTGVNVELAFLAIARELKHRAAEQPHEPKFQIHDFIESQKQKSNCCGPLM from the exons ATGTCCACGAAAAAGGCGTCCATGTCGGATCATGAGATTAAAAATGGAACGTCGAGAAACATGCTGGAACGCTGCGCCTCGGTTAATGAATATTTTGATATTTCCTTTAag GTAATGCTGCTAGGAGACTCGGCTGTTGGGAAGACTTGCGTCCTGGTGCGTTTTAAAGATGGTGCTTTTCTGGGAGGCAACTTCATTGCCACTGTTGGAATAGACTTTAGG aacaaggtgGTGGCAGTGGATAATATGAAAGTCAAGCTTCAG ATTTGGGACACGGCAGGACAGGAAAGGTTCCGCAGTGTCACTCATGCCTACTATCGAGATGCACAGG CTCTCCTGCTTTTGTATGACATTACCAGAAAATCATCTTTTGACAATATCAGG GCCTGGCTGACTGAAATTCATGAGTATGCGCAGAAGGATGTGGTCATCATGTTGCTTGGCAACAAG TCAGACATGGCGGCTGAACGAGTCATTAAGCTTGAGGAGGGACAGAAGCTGGCCAAG gAGTACGGAGTTCCCTTCATGGAGACGAGTGCCAAGACAGGTGTTAACGTGGAGCTTGCATTCCTCGCAATAGCGAG AGAGCTGAAACACAGAGCGGCCGAACAGCCTCATGAACCGAAGTTTCAGATCCATGATTTCATCGAGTCCCAGAAACAGAAATCCAACTGCTGTGGTCCACTCATGTGA